A section of the Plasmodium malariae genome assembly, contig: PmUG01_00_22, whole genome shotgun sequence genome encodes:
- the PmUG01_00042700 gene encoding fam-l protein, which yields MDERKKLLFLINLAMFIFLSWIGNFTSELSTFKKYLDEKYNGVKKLDTRIYRLLSKYRKNINSCILGLREVIPYNVENEKTNICNNVKRDISKKSKSNGCSLNNEESHKLNKKSKSCIFETKKYSRLEKKIFKELDYENFLKSNRTISDKLYKRIVLKKYGIRLLLPLLLLFLLLLSLILDYSGGTGFLGGLREVLNAFAPNLWKTLGPKLNILLGRYWSEILKPFFEASVWKKDKWVTEIHVSCNLFGFLIYFIPFIILGVTLITGVIYYHKKVKKFEKIKLRKK from the exons atgGATGAAAGGAagaaattattgtttttaattaatcttgcgatgtttatttttttatcttggATAGGAAACTTCACAAGTGAACtg agtacctttaaaaaatatttagatgaaaaatacaatggtgttaaaaaattagacaCAAGAATTTATCGATTACTATCAAAATATAGAAAGAACATAAATTCATGTATTTTAGGATTAAGAGAAGTGATACCATATAATGTAGAGaacgaaaaaacaaatatatgtaataatgtGAAGAGAGACATATCAAAAAAGAGCAAATCAAATGGATgttctttaaataatgaGGAAAGTCAtaaactaaataaaaaaagtaaatcttgtatttttgaaacaaaaaaatattcccgtctggaaaaaaaaatattcaaagaacttgattatgagaattttcttaaaagtaATAGGACAATTAgtgataaattatataagagaatagtacttaaaaaatacggAATACGACTACTCCTACCTTTATTACTccttttcttattattattatcactaATATTAGACTATTCTGGTGGTACAGGATTTTTAGGAGGATTGCGTGAGGTATTGAATGCCTTCGCCCCAAATCTTTGGAAAACGTTAGGACCAAAATTGAATATACTTTTAGGGAGGTATTGGtctgaaatattaaaaccgTTTTTCGAAGCGTCAGTATGGAAGAAAGATAAGTGGGTAACGGAAATCCATGTATCGTGCAATTTATTTggttttctaatatatttcataccCTTCATTATATTAGGTGTCACACTTATAACAGGGGTTATTTActatcataaaaaagttaaaaaatttgaaaaaattaaattaaggaagaaataa
- the PmUG01_00042800 gene encoding fam-m protein — MVYNMEQIIKLKLCIQFFAFIILAPIYHFSSDIMFNKSLNVKWNLDSTSEAIHYRLLAKYKKDQDSNTLGLTEDILNNMKCKKIKICNNEKLTKGKNKQSNGNLLNKQQYYTEIIDYNSGMFDGKHFHFQKKWIKKKDFDDIVEKKRRICDIDLKKIKFRNYGFGFTLFFIFLFLGIGIPISPGLTFLKVKWGTIKSNTLGNFFYEVTCKLTEYTDKYSVIVFFSFLMIILSVILIIAIYKILRNNEKYEKIKLMSE; from the exons ATGGTCTATAACATGGAGCAAATAATTAAGCTGAAATTATGCATTCAATTTTTTGCGTTTATTATTTTAGCTCCGATATATCATTTTAGCAGTGAT atcATGTTTAACAAATCACTGAATGTGAAATGGAATCTCGATAGTACATCAGAAGCAATACATTATCGACtactagcaaaatataaaaaggatcAGGATTCAAATACATTAGGTTTAACAgaagatatattaaataatatgaaatgcaagaaaataaagatatgtaataatgaaaaattgacCAAAGGTAAAAACAAACAATCAAACGGAAATTTACTAAATAAGCAGCAATACTACACGGAAATTATAGATTATAATAGTGGAatgtttgatggaaaacattttcattttcaaaaaaaatggataaagaaaaaagattttGATGACATTGttgaaaaaaagagaagaattTGTGATATagatttaaagaaaataaaatttaggaATTACGGTTTTGGATTtactctattttttatttttttattcctggGAATAGGAATCCCAATATCACCAGGATTAACATTTTTGAAAGTTAAATGGGGTACAATTAAAAGTAATACATtaggtaattttttttatgaagtTACATGTAAGTTGACAGAATATACAGACAAATATTCTGTAATAGTATTCTTTAGCTTTCTCATGATTATATTATCTGTTATACTTATAATAGCAATTTATAAGATTTTAaggaataatgaaaaatatgaaaaaattaagttaatgTCTGAGTAA